Proteins found in one Canis lupus baileyi chromosome 18, mCanLup2.hap1, whole genome shotgun sequence genomic segment:
- the RNF187 gene encoding E3 ubiquitin-protein ligase RNF187 → MHRERAQAGRRVQNRRAGGPARGLESDPREAGGGRREHRCQDPGARRAPLPGPRAEARPAGLRERQAHRCQDPACGAPPSPPARPRRRPRPGLRRAVPCGRAPQRPSRSVPAASPPAAPARRAPAAAALALPAGPAEAACALCQRAPREPVRADCGHRFCRACVVRFWAEEDGPFPCPECADDCWQRAVEPGRPPLSRRLLALEEAAAAPARDGPASEAALQLLCRADGGPLCAACRMAAGPEPPEWEPRWRKALRGKENKGSVEIMRKDLNDARDLHGQAESAAAVWKGHVMDRRKKALTDYKKLRAFFAEEEARFLQEADKDEGSLEDEDSDPAERFGSLLQAVSELEHRHRNLGLSMLLQ, encoded by the exons ATGCACCGGGAGCGGGCCCAGGCGGGGCGGCGCGTGCAGAACCG GCGGGCAGGCGGGCCGGCCCGCGGACTGGAGAGCGACccgcgggaggcgggaggcgggaggcgggagcaCCGCTGCCAGGACCCCGGAGCGCGGCGCGCACCCCTGCCAGGACCTCGTGCGGAGGCGCGGCCGGCCGGGCTCCGCGAGCGTCAGGCACACCGCTGCCAGGACCCTGCGTGCGGCGCCCCTCCGTCACCGCCCGCGCGTCCCCGCCGCCGTCCGCGTCCCGGCCTGCGCCGCGCCGTGCCCTGCGGCCGCGCTCCCCAGCGCCCTTCTCGGTCCGTGCCCGCCGCCTCTCCGCCGGCCGCGCCCGCCCGCagggcccccgccgccgccgccctggcGCTCCCCGCGGGCCCAGCCGAGGCCGCCTGCGCCCTGTGCCAGCGCGCGCCCCGAGAGCCGGTGCGCGCCGACTGCGGCCACCGCTTCTGCCGGGCGTGCGTGGTGCGCTTTTGGGCCGAGGAGGACGGGCCCTTCCCGTGCCCCGAGTGCGCCGACGACTGCTGGCAGCGCGCGGTGGAGCCCGGCCGCCCGCCCCTCAGCCGCCGGCTGCTGGCGCTCGAGGAGGCGGCCGCGGCGCCCGCGCGCGACGGCCCGGCCTCCGAGGCGGCCCTGCAGCTGCTGTGCCGCGCCGACGGGGGCCCGCTGTGCGCCGCCTGCCGCATGGCCGCGGGGCCCGAGCCGCCCGAGTGGGAGCCGCGCTGGAGGAAGGCGCTGCGCGGCAAG GAGAACAAGGGGTCGGTGGAGATCATGAGAAAAGACCTGAACGATGCACGGGACCTGCATGGCCAGGCCGAGTCTGCTGCAGCCGTGTGGAAG GGACATGTGATGGACCGCCGGAAGAAAGCCCTCACCGACTACAAGAAGCTGCGGGCCTTCTTTGCCGAGGAAGAGGCGCGTTTTCTGCAGGAGGCGGATAAAGACGAGGGGTCCTTGGAGGATGAGGACTCAGACCCGGCTGAGCGCTTTGGGTCCCTGCTGCAGGCTGTGTCGGAGCTGGAGCATAGGCACCGCAACCTGGGCCTCAGCATGCTGCTCCAG tgA